The following are encoded together in the Labeo rohita strain BAU-BD-2019 chromosome 17, IGBB_LRoh.1.0, whole genome shotgun sequence genome:
- the tfb2m gene encoding dimethyladenosine transferase 2, mitochondrial gives MAACGGCRFFVLTLRTLCGSSSSASPSTLPLTKHRTLFTSARTYSLDPFPSSSRKTPSQAGKPERISPSSGGVQRNLSAVAVPLQGQFRPLCRYDPLDLGDVDENTQKALACKHLRRFIVDPSLARIVTDHLAGDIDDGKAVIFECNPGPGVLTRALLNRGAQRVVALEGDTNFLPELKELEHKLDGQLDVVHCDFFKLDPIGHGSMKPPAMYSEKLFSDLAISEVPWSADVPVKIVGIFSQRNEKNILWKLIYNLFERRSIFHYGRVELIMFISQKEYTKLVTPPRDYKNYQAFSVLWQMACDIELLHEEPLSSFLTVTKKTGKSSSKNTSSQSDNLCLVRITPREELFNSHLTPLNGSTLVLMVKQCLAKRKSKLIEQINSWSPGSGSELISKLGFLDDTMTGDVYPDEFKRLFELMEQSGNFTESWLYEETLESTNTGHA, from the exons ATGGCAGCGTGTGGAGGCTGTAGGTTCTTTGTCCTGACTTTAAGAACTCTATGTGGATCTTCAAGCTCTGCATCACCCAGCACACTACCTTTAACTAAACACAGGACTTTGTTCACATCTGCGAGAACTTACTCTCTAGACCCATTCCCCTCCAGTTCAAGAAAGACCCCGTCTCAGGCAGGCAAACCAGAGCGAATTTCTCCATCCTCAGGAGGCGTTCAGAGAAACCTATCTGCTGTCGCCGTGCCCCTACAGGGTCAGTTTCGCCCCCTCTGCCGGTACGACCCTTTAGATCTGGGCGATGTGGATGAGAACACGCAGAAAGCGTTGGCCTGTAAACACCTGCGGCGGTTCATCGTAGACCCTTCCCTTGCAAGAATCGTGACCGACCATCTCGCCGGAGATATTGATGATGGGAAAGCTGTTATATTTGAGTGTAACCCAG GTCCTGGGGTGTTGACACGTGCTCTGCTGAACCGTGGGGCTCAAAGAGTAGTTGCCCTGGAAGGGGACACAAACTTCCTTCCTGAGCTGAAG GAGCTGGAGCACAAACTGGATGGGCAGCTGGATGTGGTTCATTGTGACTTCTTCAAGCTGGATCCCATCGGACACGGCAGCATGAAACCACCCGCCATGTACTCGGAGAAGCTCTTCTCTGACCTTGCCATATCTGAGGTTCCTTGGTCAGCAG ATGTCCCAGTGAAAATTGTAGGGATCTTCTCACAAAGAAATGAGAAGAACATCCTGTGGAAGCTGATTTACAACCTGTTTGAGCGCCGCTCTATTTTCCACTATGGACGTGTGGAGTTGATCATGTTCATCAGCCAGAAAGAATACACT aaactAGTGACCCCTCCGAGAGATTATAAGAACTATCAAGCTTTCAGTGTTCTCTGGCAGATGGCCTGTGATATTGAGTTACTGCATGAG GAGCCATTGTCGTCTTTTCTAACTGTAACCAAAAAGACTGGAAAGTCCTCCTCAAAGAACACT tcATCCCAGAGTGATAACCTCTGCTTGGTGCGGATAACCCCACGTGAAGAATTGTTTAACTCTCATCTGACTCCATTAAATGGCAGCACTCTGGTTTTGATGGTGAAACAATGCCTTGCCAAAAGAAAAAGCAAACTGATAGAACAAATTAA CTCATGGAGTCCTGGCAGTGGATCAGAGCTCATCTCAAAGCTCGGCTTCCTTGATGACACGATGACGGGCGACGTTTACCCTGATGAGTTCAAGCGTCTTTTTGAGCTAATGGAGCAGTCTGGAAACTTCACTGAGAGCTGGCTTTATGAGGAGACGCTGGAGTCCACGAACACTGGTCACGCATAA